Genomic segment of Gopherus flavomarginatus isolate rGopFla2 chromosome 2, rGopFla2.mat.asm, whole genome shotgun sequence:
GGGCTGTTTCAGCTCCGCAGCCTGTGCTTTGGCTACTTCTGGTTTACTTGCACGTGTAAGTGCCCCAAGCCCATTCCATTAGACTGTTTGACATGTAAACACTTTTGGTGTCTTCAAGGCAGATCCTGTGACAAATAAAGGTAATTACTGCCCTACAAAGGAGGAAGATAATTTGTTGCAGGTGCTTTCTCAATAAATGCATAATTACTTGGGTGGAGTCCAGTTACGTAGATACTAGCAGCTGGACCCAGACAGTCCTATCTTGAACGCAAACACTGACATAAGGGTTACCTAGATATAGAATGTATTGGGGAActactaaagcagtggttcccaaccacAGGTACATGTATCAATTCTGATACTTGAAGCTTTCATAATTGATGCTCAGGTATTGTGCATGGAAAGAAAGTTTGTGTTACATAGTCAGATGATTGCATGGAAAGCTACTTGGTTATataataaaacatttttgtttaataCCTTTTTTTATTCCAGCAGGAAATATGGGATGtataaaatcaaaaagaaaagagACTCTGCATGGAGATGGGCTAGATTTGAAGAACCAACCAGTACGTAAAACTGAACGAACTATTTATGTGAGGGATCCAACGTCCAATAAACAGCAAAGGCCAGTAAGTAGATAGTCTCAGGGGAGAATTCCAATAGCAAGATCAAAGCATGACTGGCatgatttaaatttaaatcaaaaACACATGCATGCAGAAGCTATAATTGTTCATTTTTGTCTACGTTTTTGCTTTGTAGTGCTGTGCAACTCACCGTCAAAGGGtatgcaatatttttaaaagcccttGGCGGTTTATTGCTTCGTAAATATCGGCTCTGCCTTCTTTTTATATAGAGAAAATACTCCCTGACATGTTGTTGagttggggagaggggaagggaggtttGGCATGTTTGATGCTTTCAAGGAATGCTGAGTGACTCTAAGTCTGAAATAGTTTAGAAATCGTTCTAAAAGCATCAGTATCTTAGAAGCATTTTGCACTTTTAAGCTCATAAGAACTGTAGAGCATCAGAATTTCTTTTGTAAAAGTACCACCCCTTTATTTTGAATGTGTAGTTCTACACTGATAAGGAGTGTACTGTGGCATGTAGTTACAGTGCAGCAAACCTTGATTTCTCACCTCTCTCCATAGGTATATATGGACTGAATAGCAGCAGAATGGATGCAATTCTGCCGTATAGGGTGAAGTAAGCCAGCGGAAAACCCGTGTGTGCTGTGGAGCAGTGCTCCATCCACAGTAGCAAAGAGAGGGTGTTGAAGGCAGGCCACAGGTGCGCGCTTGGCGCactagggcctggagccggccctgctcccaccaGTTGTAGGCTTCCCCCCAGGTCAAGATGGAGCACTGCATGTTGGAACCGATAGTCTCTGTGGGCTGCACCTCTTCCTCTACATTAGAGATGAAGGTAGCTGCAGTCTGCCCCGTTTTATGGAAATTAGATGTGGCCCTTTGACATCAAAGTTTGGGTGTCCACGAATAAACTCACTGGGTCTGCTACCATGCAAGTCCACTAGTAAAACCCCTCTCCTGAATAGGGGGAAACACAGCATCACCTGCCAAGTATTTCTGCAGCCAGGAGGGGGAAGGATGCCTTGAAATCTCCTGTGCAAAACCCTATAAGATGACCTGGTACAGAGGAGATGATATAGACCTATAAGCATTTTTCACCCTAAATTGGCAAAATATAAGAATTGTCACTGCCTggataaaaatgaaataattccTTTTTCTCAGTTGCTCAGTCAGCAGTAAACAAGTTTCCCCACATCTCCACTCAGTAAACGaaaagtaaatatattttatagggctcttgagattaaaaaaattaattgcgattaatcacagtttttatcacacaataatagaatactatttatttaaatatttttggtggttttctgtatttcaaatataggtgagaggctctgggctggggcttctgccccccgctgccaatgcctccctccctgttaagtatgCAATCAAGGCATTAAAAAAACGTAAtgcattaatttttgttttccgTTAATTGCAGGCGTTAAGTGtaattaattgacagtcctaataGTGTTTTTAGCTTTCTGAGGGCAGATTCTCACACTGATAATTATTGCTCTGTTGCCCTGTTAAAGTAGCTTTGTCAAAGGTCAGTGCAGCAACAGCAAAGCTGTGAATTTTACACTTCACTTTTCAGCCTGGTGAGGTGTGAGCTACTAAGTTCAAAGTCTAGTTGGGACTTCTTCAATGTTTACTTTATTTTTTGACTTTAAAATTGTGCAGGAAAAATAGCCacatgcttttttttaatttaagttttGTGGATGTTGTCTTAGAAATATGTAAGATGACTCTACGCCAGCCGAAGAATCTTTTATATTATGTACTGTGCATATAATGTATATAATCATAGTGATCTACAACTGCTTAATTAACAAATATTTTGTTGTAGGGAAATACCGAAATGCACCTTTTACCAGGGCAGAGATTCTGTAAAGAAGGTATGTTTCCGTAAGAACATTAACAACTTGTGATAGCTGTATATGAACAAATATAATAGTAAGAATGTCACTTGGCTTTCTGCATTAATAGACCCGGAGGAGCATGGAGACATTGTAGTAGCCTTGTATCCTTATGAGGGAATTCATGAAGATGACTTGTCCttcaagaaaggagaaaaaatgaaaGTTCTCGAGGAGTAAGTATAGCAGTGTTGGCTGTACTGTACCTTATCTCTGGATATCACTGCATCCCTATATAGATGTTGGttttctctcactcacacacactcactcactctctctctctctctctctctctcttaaggaAAAAGGCTCCTttccatgcagggctggctctacagttttcgccgccccaagcagcgcactgaattgccgccgcggatggcaggggcagtctgtgtgcccttagggcagcaggcacatttccgcggcggcggcaattcgacggtagcttctatgtttagctgaagccgccgcagacagctaaacatagaagctgccgcctaATTGCCGCCAACGCAGAAATGTGCgagccgccctaagggcacacggactacCCCCCACGGTGGCAATTCATCGCGCTGCTTgtgggcaaaacaacagggactgccgtcCCCTGcagaatgctgccccaagcaccagcttggaatgttggtgcctggagccggccctgtttccaTGTGAAAGTGACACTGTGtcctttcccccatcccctgtAACACTTGGGCAGCTGATCAGGTGAGGGTTGTAGCAGTTTGCTCTGAAGCTGAAGTTTCTGAGGTAAATGCTGTTTTTTTCTGCTCCAGCCCAGCCAATGTCCTCAGCAGCACCACAGAAGTAGCTGAATAACCTTTCATTATTTTTTGTTTGCATGTTGTGAATACTGTTATTATTTTGTGTTTCAGGCTTGGAGAATGGTGGAGAGCTAAATCTCTCTCAACAAAGAAAGAAGGCTTCATTCCAAGCAACTACGTAGCAAAAGTAAACACCTTGGAAACAGAAGAGTATGTTCTTCTATATTTCAGCACATTTGAAACTTTCTTTTCCACCTTGTTGCATATCCTTAGGGGTAGAGGAAAAAATATCCCTAACTCTttcaaaatacttttcagatGGTTCTTCAAAGATATAACCAGGAAAGATGCAGAGAGACAGCTTCTAGCACCAGGAAACAGTCCTGGAGCATTCCTTATCCGAGAAAGTGAAACATTAAAAGGTAGGCAGTCAATTACTTTGGGGTTCATATCAGAGTTAAAAATGAACTCATATCATCGAGATCTGAGGTTGGCCCAATATGTTATGTTGTTTGCTGCATATATCAGTGAATTCAATTAGACTGTGGTAAAGTCTCCAAAGGAAGTGAGGGAGTCCTATAGCTTAACACTTAAAACCTACTCAGAAAACTCTGACTCCTTGGATGGGTTAGATCAGTAATTCctaaacttgttctgctgcttgtgcagggaaagcccctggcaggccgggccggtttgtttacctgccgcatccgcaggtctggccgatcgcgactcccactggctgcagttcaccgcaccaggccaatgagagctgctggaagcggcggccagtatgtcccttggcccgcgccgcttccagcagcccccattggcctggagcagtgaactgcggccagtgggagccatgatcggccgagcCTGCGGACGTGGGGTAGCGGCAGCtgggctccggcagtgatttaaagggcccagagctccctgcagcagccggagccctggacTCTTTAAAGCACAGCCCgagcctgctgctgcagccctggggtagtggcagcagggctccagcggtgatttaaagggcccagggctctgcagcagcCACTTGCTGCTACCGTGCTATatgcgaacccatgttatatcgggtcgtgttatagtggggtagaggtgtgttAATCTTGAACTACAGCAATGTGTGCAATATAGGTGTCCTATCTACTAAACAACATCTTTGCTCTGTTTGTCCACAGGCAGTTATTCTCTGTCCATCAGGGACTATGATCCGCAGCATGGTGATGTTATTAAGCACTATAAAATAAGGAGTCTAGACAATGGAGGATATTACATCTCTCCAAGGATTACATTTTCCACTATCAACGACATGATCAAACATTACCAAAGTAAGTTAACTCAGTCAGTGGCTTGTTTATCAGACATTAGGCATTGTTTTCATTAAAGCAAATACAGGagctcctcacttaaagtcgtcaaACAacgttaagttgctgatcaatatgggaacatgctcgtttaaagttgtgaaatgctccctccTAACGTCTTTGGCAGCtacctgttttgtccactgcttgtaggaagagcagcctgttgcagctagctggtgggggcttggaaccaggttggaccagcagcccccgtcagctccccactcccttaagttccctgtgcagcagctgtccctcctcccactgccatgtgctgctccttccctctgccttggagctgctcccataaactcctgcttgctgtacgggacaaggagagaagaggggggctagtgtcagggtgtctccctctcCCCCGATCTCCTGCACtgcgcttaccccatcttccatagagcaggggggacacacgacagacagagggagcttctaggcagtagctgcgggtctcagcaagctgatttaattaacagggcagtgtacttaagcctggggtcagctaGTTAAAGGCAAAATGCATGTTTTTTCTCTCATACACagggggtgtgtgtctgtctgccctctctcctttcctgctgccttgtagagcagtatgagagttaacccttgagggctcagtcaattgctagttcatttagcagtaaggcattccctgggaaatatcccaccctctgacacctccgcctcaaccaagcttcacaatcatcactgtgtaccagtattaaattgtttgtttaaaacttagtgtgtgtgtgtgtgtgtgtataatatagttttttgtctggtgaaaaacatttccctggaacctaaccccctcatttacattaattcttatggggaaattggattcgcttaacatcgtttagcttaaagtcgcatttttcaggaacataactacaatgtgaaatgaggagttactgtgatCAGAATGCTTTCCTTGTTCTATTTCAAGTCTTTCcacattttttgttaaaaatccAAGTACTGAGAATTGTAGCAAGATGAATATTAGCCTTGATTCTGACCTCTCATAGGCGTGTGTAAATGAAGAGTAACTCCATACATGTCAATGTCAATGTTACACTAGAGAATAATCAGGCTCAGGGTGAATAAGTGCTGTTTTCATAAGTGTAAGCAGCTATATGTGGACATTACGATATGCTGGAATTCTCAATATTTGTTCTACATAAATGTCTTCCAGTATCGTATCTGGTGATTTATATGAAACAAAATCAACGCTGTAATTTTCTTGTGCCAACAATGACATTTTTTGTGAGTGACTTTGTGATGGGaatgcaaaattcccattgatttcaaagggagaagGGATTGGGTCCATAACAAGTAATCTCTTATAAAAATGTTTACAGCTGCTCATTGAGTACAAAAGTGACTTTTCATTGCCTTTGTCATCTTCAGGTCAGGAAAAGGAGATTTGGGGCCCATTCTGTAGCTGAAAAATATACAAGGTTGAGGTTTTCAAAGCCACACTGAAGGTTTAGCCACACAATTttgattaattttaatttatgATGTGTGGTAAATCCCCTGCACTGACTGGAAAATCTCAACCCTActttattacatttattttttccttgtaaGCATACAGTGACTGGGGAAGTAATTATTATCTATTTAGTGGGTGGGTGGCTACTGTATAATTTAAGAGCTGCACAGAAATGTAACAAAATACTGGGCTCAATCCTGATTTTTATTGAAGTCCAGTGGCAGCTCTTTCATTATCTAGATTTCACAGGATTGTAGCCAATATATCCTCtaaagggaaaagagaaaacaCATCAGTATCCTTCACAAAATAGCACTTAGCCTAGAAAATACCACGGATGTAGATTACTTGTCTACAGTTTGGCACGATGCCTTTTGGTATGAAACACCTCACAAGCTAACTAGATCACTCTTTCTTAACTGACCGAGCCAAAATGCTGTGTTCCTTAATGTCATCAGACATATGCTACTATATCAAAACCTCTCCCATCTTAAAAGGCAGCATGTCTAGTGGCCTGAACATAGGACTCAAATCAAGAAATTCCTGAGTTCTATCCACAGCTCTGCTATAGACCGTCCTTTGTGAACTTGTGCAAGTTACATAGTTTCAAACTCagatgcctaaaattaggcacctTAATAAGTGAGTCTGTGCTTTAGAAAtgctgactgaagtcaatggaagtggtATGTACTCAGAACTTCTCCTGATTTGGATCACATACTTTACTAAGCAacaagatatttttttttcttaagcagtaTTTCCTATTCTGTCTTCATTAACATACTTTCAGCAGTTCGAACATACGTTTTATTTACCGTGGCACTATTTATCTTAGTGCACTGTTGAATTAAAAAAGCAAATCTAATGACAATATGAGCAACAACAGTCTCTTTGCATCTGCAGATCTATGGCATATAATGCAGATCACGCCTGTTATAAATTGGCTCTAGAATGCAAGAACTCCCAAATCCCAGCATGGAAGGTTAAAATTGTATGAAGGTTGTAGTGAAGTTGGTTCAGGGCTGCAGTTGCACATATTTTACTGTAGGGGCATAAATGTAGTGTCATTACAAAATGTAATGGATTTTCTActtgttttttctttgaaaactagAGAACTCAGATGGTTTATGCAGAAAGCTGGAAAAAGCATGTGTTAGTCCAAAACCCCAAAAACCTTGGGATAAAGATGCCTGGGAGATTGCACGGGAATCAATTAAATTAGTGAAGAAACTTGGAGCTGGTCAGTTTGGAGAAGTTTGGATGGGTAAGTTTACAAGCCTTTGGTTTGCTTAGTGCTTTGAAAAGGATCTTTAAATATTCAAAATgtcactgaaatataaatatatacagtgAAGTTTCAAGGATCTAGATTCATCCCTGGTGGTGTTACTTAGATTTCATTGGAGTAATATCAGACATGAATTTGGCTCAATATATATATTTGCGATCAACATATTAAGTCCCAGAAAATACCTCTCATGGGCAGTCAAACTCCTTGTAGAATTTTCTCTGATAGCTGTTGTGGGGAGTGAGTTCCCCTATGGAAGAAACTATGCTTTGACTCTCAGAATTTATGGGTTTCACAGGATCTGCCAGAGCCTTCTGTACTGCCTCTTGATCCCCAATGAGTCCCCCTGGTTCCCTGTCAGTGCAACTGTAGGAATTGTGCTGACTGCTTCCCTTGCACATAGAGATCCCTGGAACTCTGCCCTAAAGCCTTACACTGTAGGGCTATGCAGATTATATGTAGCACCCACTGtcaggcatttttttaaaagccatggTGCAATAGTTTTCCACTATAAGAGCAGTTCTACAGGAGGTTTGCCAGTACAGCTCTAACAGCAATCCCACCTATTAAAGaaactgcttccccctcccccccaagaaaAAAAGAGTGACTTTGCTCATATAGCTTCTACCAAGCTATAAGCTATACCATCAGAATAACTTTTTTATGTTCATATAATTGCATCTACACTGTGGCTGTATAGAAATGTCTGCCAGTATAgaaatgtctctctctccctccctctctctctcactcactctctctctctctctctctctctctctctcctaatcAACATTCCTGGCAacagtttctagtgtagacctgttCTGAGCCTCAGGTTCCGCATGTGTGTTATGCCTTTgttcttctttcttcttcctctAAATTCTAGTGTTATTCATAAGTAGGGCCCTGTGTAAATCACTGTTGtttatatattttagaaaatt
This window contains:
- the LYN gene encoding tyrosine-protein kinase Lyn isoform X1 — translated: MGCIKSKRKETLHGDGLDLKNQPVRKTERTIYVRDPTSNKQQRPGNTEMHLLPGQRFCKEDPEEHGDIVVALYPYEGIHEDDLSFKKGEKMKVLEELGEWWRAKSLSTKKEGFIPSNYVAKVNTLETEEWFFKDITRKDAERQLLAPGNSPGAFLIRESETLKGSYSLSIRDYDPQHGDVIKHYKIRSLDNGGYYISPRITFSTINDMIKHYQKNSDGLCRKLEKACVSPKPQKPWDKDAWEIARESIKLVKKLGAGQFGEVWMGYYNNSTKVAVKTLKPGTMSVQAFMEEANLMKTLQHDKLVRLYAVVSKEEPIYIITEFMAKGSLLDFLKSDEGSKLLLPKLIDFSAQIAEGMAYIERKNYIHRDLRAANVLVSDSLMCKIADFGLARVIEDNEYTAREGAKFPIKWTAPEAINFGSFTIKSDVWSFGILLYEIVTFGKIPYPGMSNADVMVALQRGYRMPRMETCPAELYDIMKTCWKDKAEERPTFDYLQSVLDDFYTATEGQYQQQP